A section of the Drosophila subobscura isolate 14011-0131.10 chromosome A, UCBerk_Dsub_1.0, whole genome shotgun sequence genome encodes:
- the LOC117891588 gene encoding uncharacterized protein LOC117891588 codes for MSSASEMSEMSVAILVGAVAILLGVALYIIVKRRRRLNSALVPYARRSLVRVKVPRPEPIETEDERETREYLQERARFIHHPPVDLGNNTMPLEFQVQMKIIVRLQAMYRDGLLFPHQLPRQRWARR; via the exons ATGTCTTCTGCCAGTGAGATGAGCGAGATGTCGGTGGCAATTTTAGTGGGCGCTGTGGCAATCCTTCTGGGCGTGGCTCTATATATCATTGTTAAACGTCGGCGGCGTCTCAACAG TGCTCTGGTGCCCTATGCTAGACGCTCGCTGGTCCGTGTGAAGGTGCCGCGTCCGGAGCCCATTGAAACGGAGGACGAAAGGGAGACGCGTGAGTATCTGCAGGAGCGGGCACGCTTCATCCATCATCCGCCGGTGGATCTGGGCAACAATACGATGCCGCTGGAGTTTCAGGTCCAAATGAAGATCATCGTCCGTCTGCAAGCAATGTACCGTGATGGGTTGCTCTTCCCTCACCAACTGCCACGCCAACGCTGGGCGCGTCGCTAA